The genome window CGGAGAGCATCGCCACGACGCTGACTCCGCGGCCGAAGCGCGGCTCGCGGGCCCGTCGGGCCGCCTCCTCGCGCTGCCGGAGCTCGCGCCGGGTGGGCTGGCGGTGCGCCTGCGCGCCCCGGCCCGGTCGGCCCGGGGTCGCAGCGTCCGGGGTCGCCCCGGCCGGAGGCGCCCCGTCCGGGGTCGCCGGTGCGCCGATACCCGTCCGAGGTCTGGTTCCGTGGCGCACCCGACCCAATATAACGAAACGGTAACTACGACACCACTTCCCCGGACGAGGGTCGGTCCCAGTTCCGGTAATACCGCTGGACCAGCGGGTCGAGCTCCTCGAACAGGTCGGGCGCCGCCGCCAGGAGCAGTTCCCGGCCGGCCGGCGCATCGCCGAGGCCGCCCAGCCGCGCGCCCGCCTCCTGGGCGATGAGGGCTCCCGCCGCGTGATCCCACGGGTTGAGCCCGCGCTCGTAGTAGGCGTCGAGCCGTCCGCACGCGACGGAGCACAGGTCGAGCGAGGCCGCCCCGATCCGCCGGATGTCGCGCACCTGCGGGATCAGCTCGGTGACGAACGCCGCCTGCTTGCGCCGGATCTCGGGGTCGTACCCGAACCCGGTACCCACCAGTGCGAGCGGCAGCCCCACCCCCTCGTTCACCCGGATGGGCTCGCCGTTCAGCCGCGCCCCGCCTCCCGCGGCGGCCGTGAACACCTCGCCGGTGACCGGGTTCACGACGGCGCCCGCGAGCGTCCGCCAGCTCGCCGGATCGGGGTCGCCCTCGACCACCGCGACACTCACGGCCCAGGCGGGGATGTCGTAGAAGTAGTTGACGGTCCCGTCGATCGGGTCGACCACCCAGGTCAGCCCGCTGCTGCCCGCGTCGCCGCCCGACTCCTCCCCGAGGAACCCGTCCCGCGGCCGCGCGGCCGCCAGCGCACTCCGGATCAGGTCCTCCGACTCCCGGTCGGCCCGCGTGACGATGTCGGTGATGGTCGACTTGGAGGCCGCGACCTCCACCCCGTCCCTCCGCCGCTGCAAGGCCAGTGCGGCCGCCCGGCGGGCGACGGTGGCGGCGATCTCGAGCAACGCGTTCGGGGTGGGCATGGGGATAAGCCTGACAGGGATCGGCGCCGACAACCACTCACGCGGGGATGAGCGGGGACGACGAAGGGGACCCGGCTACGTGCCGGGTCCCCTTCGTCGATGGGTGGCGAGTGAGGGATTCGAACCCCCGAAGGCTACGCCGGCTGATTTACAGTCAGATCCCTTTGGCCGCTTGGGTAACTCGCCATTCGCGCTCCCGACCACCAGTCAG of Leifsonia shinshuensis contains these proteins:
- a CDS encoding inositol monophosphatase family protein gives rise to the protein MPTPNALLEIAATVARRAAALALQRRRDGVEVAASKSTITDIVTRADRESEDLIRSALAAARPRDGFLGEESGGDAGSSGLTWVVDPIDGTVNYFYDIPAWAVSVAVVEGDPDPASWRTLAGAVVNPVTGEVFTAAAGGGARLNGEPIRVNEGVGLPLALVGTGFGYDPEIRRKQAAFVTELIPQVRDIRRIGAASLDLCSVACGRLDAYYERGLNPWDHAAGALIAQEAGARLGGLGDAPAGRELLLAAAPDLFEELDPLVQRYYRNWDRPSSGEVVS